A window from Urocitellus parryii isolate mUroPar1 chromosome 1, mUroPar1.hap1, whole genome shotgun sequence encodes these proteins:
- the Zcchc9 gene encoding zinc finger CCHC domain-containing protein 9 — protein sequence MTRWARVTTTHNKRPLPATSWEDMKKGSLEGTSQNLPNRKQPEANRLSLKNVAPQAKHKKNKKKKEYLNEDVNGFMEYLKQNSQMVHNGEMIAMDSQEVREEIAVALKKDSRREGRRLKRQAAKKNAMVCFHCRKPGHGVADCPAALENQDMGTGICYRCGSTEHEITKCKAKVDPALGEFPFAKCFVCGEMGHLSRSCPDNPKGLYADGGGCKLCGSVEHFKKDCPESQNSDRMVTVGRWAKGMSADYEEILDMPKPKKSKTKIPKVVNF from the exons ATGACCAGGTGGGCACGAGTTACTACCACACATAATAAGAGACCCTTGCCTGCAACATCATGGGAGGACATGAAGAAGGGGTCCTTGGAGGGAACAAGCCAAAATCTACCAAATCGTAAACAACCTGAAGCCAATAGACTGTCCCTTAAAAATGTTGCACCccaagcaaaacataaaaagaacaaaaagaagaaagagtactTAAATGAAGATGTGAATGGTTTCATGGAATACCTAAAACAGAACTCACAGATGGTTCACAATGGGGAGATGATAGCAATGGACAGCCAGGAAGTAAGGGAAGAAATTGCAGTTGCTTTAAAGAAAGACAGTCGACGGGAAGGAAGACGATTAAAAAGACAAGCAGCTAAGAAAAATGCAATG GTATGTTTCCACTGTAGAAAACCTGGCCATGGAGTTGCAGATTGCCCAGCTGCCCTTGAAAATCAAGATATGGGCACTGGAATATGTTATCGATGTGGGTCCACAGAGCATGAAATAACCAAGTGCAAAGCTAAAGTAGACCCAGCTCTTG GTGAATTTCCTTttgcaaaatgttttgtttgtggGGAAATGGGGCATCTGTCCCGTTCATGTCCTGATAATCCCAAAGGACTCTATGCTGATG GTGGTGGTTGCAAACTTTGTGGTTCTGTGGAACACTTTAAGAAAGATTGCCCTGAAAGTCAGAATTCAG ATCGAATGGTCACAGTTGGTCGCTGGGCAAAAGGGATGAGTGCAGACTATGAAGAAATTTTGGATATGCCAAAACCAaagaaatccaaaacaaaaatacctaAAGTTGTCAATTTTTAA